The Deinococcus humi genome has a segment encoding these proteins:
- the ccsA gene encoding cytochrome c biogenesis protein CcsA, with protein MTSKSSIRKGNLMTTLLGGATVVTLAVAIALGLAAPLDINQGSLVRLMFVHVPSAWLSYLAYGGTGLFGLLYLIGRQRRWDRLALASAEIGVLFTVVTIVGGMLWAKPTWGVYWVWDARLTTTALSLVVYGGYLLIRSLIDDPDRRARVSAVVGIVGTLYVPVNYMAVEWWRGVHQTQTLKLLGKMRFDAAPIYGWVLLMAVVAFTFLYLYLLRVRGTLAAREEAREERELMEDLQGQSVGSARGASHG; from the coding sequence ATGACCAGCAAAAGCAGCATCAGAAAAGGAAACCTCATGACCACGCTGCTGGGTGGGGCCACCGTGGTGACCCTGGCGGTGGCGATCGCGTTGGGCCTGGCCGCGCCGCTGGACATCAACCAGGGTTCGCTGGTGCGTCTGATGTTCGTGCATGTGCCCAGCGCCTGGCTCAGTTACCTGGCGTACGGCGGCACCGGCCTGTTTGGTCTGCTGTACCTGATTGGGCGGCAGCGGCGCTGGGACCGGCTGGCCCTGGCGAGCGCGGAGATCGGCGTGCTGTTCACGGTGGTTACGATTGTCGGCGGGATGCTGTGGGCCAAACCCACCTGGGGGGTGTACTGGGTCTGGGACGCACGGCTGACCACCACCGCCCTGAGTCTGGTGGTTTACGGGGGTTACCTGCTGATCCGCAGCCTGATCGACGATCCCGACCGCCGCGCCCGTGTCTCGGCGGTCGTAGGCATCGTGGGCACGCTGTACGTGCCGGTCAATTACATGGCGGTGGAATGGTGGCGCGGTGTTCACCAGACGCAGACCCTCAAGCTGCTGGGCAAGATGCGCTTCGATGCCGCTCCCATCTACGGCTGGGTGCTGCTGATGGCCGTCGTCGCCTTTACCTTCCTGTACCTGTACCTGCTGCGCGTGCGCGGCACGCTGGCTGCCCGTGAGGAAGCCCGCGAGGAGCGCGAATTGATGGAAGACCTGCAAGGTCAGAGTGTGGGAAGCGCCCGTGGAGCCTCTCATGGATAA
- a CDS encoding heme lyase CcmF/NrfE family subunit translates to MLNLISFTSSALGSLGQVALLGALAFTLAGLALAFVGGIRADARVVEAARRATWAVFALVTLGILVLMVALLNDDFTVRYVAEHSMRSSPTWIKITSLWGALEGSILLWAWLLSGFTFILSLTLRRDALRPWALGTMFVSLLFFVGVCATIASPFTPVSTLLADGRGPNPALQNHWMMAVHPVLLYLGFVGLSVPFAYAVAALVTGRLSDHWVVVTRRWTLVAWTFLTAAIVAGGWWSYETLGWGGYWAWDPVENASFIPWLLTTAFLHSIQIQEKRGLMRSWNVWLIVLAYSSTVLGTFLNRSGIVQSVHAFAGGPVGPVFLGFLAFLLIVGIGLAAWRAPFLRDEAEVPAPVSREGAFLAGNWLFLVFAFMVLLGTLFPTFVEAAQGRRDASVGPAFYNAFAIPLGLGLLLLMGVGPLLPWRRANGQSLMRALTPLLASGLGAALIAFVFGVRAPAVLITVALAAYNLVGLGLLTARAARQAGGLGRTLQAQPRRYGAYTAHVGLVVMALGLAFSGAYRQDAQATLNLRAAAPTTLLHERLELTGLRQVNRGFGDSAIASVSIDGKPFEARLNTYTQAPGALFPAPAVRYGLLGDTYLVVTSIDPKGQWASVRLIESPLVSWIWWGTLIICLGAGLTLVTPARPQTRAAPTGLAPATD, encoded by the coding sequence ATGCTGAACCTGATCTCCTTTACCAGCAGCGCTCTGGGTTCTCTGGGACAGGTGGCGCTGCTGGGCGCGCTGGCGTTCACGCTGGCAGGGCTGGCGCTGGCTTTCGTGGGCGGCATTCGGGCCGACGCCCGGGTAGTGGAGGCGGCGCGCCGGGCAACGTGGGCGGTTTTCGCACTGGTGACCCTGGGCATCCTGGTGCTGATGGTGGCGCTGCTGAACGATGACTTCACGGTGCGCTACGTGGCCGAACATTCCATGCGTTCCTCGCCCACCTGGATCAAGATTACCAGCCTGTGGGGCGCGCTGGAGGGCAGCATTCTGCTGTGGGCCTGGCTTCTGTCGGGGTTCACCTTCATTCTGTCGCTGACGCTGCGGCGCGACGCCCTGCGGCCCTGGGCGCTGGGCACGATGTTTGTCAGCCTGCTGTTCTTCGTGGGCGTGTGTGCCACCATCGCCTCGCCGTTCACGCCCGTCTCAACCCTGCTGGCCGATGGGCGCGGTCCCAACCCGGCCCTACAAAACCACTGGATGATGGCCGTGCACCCGGTGTTGCTGTATCTGGGTTTCGTGGGCCTGAGCGTGCCCTTCGCCTACGCGGTGGCCGCCCTGGTCACGGGCCGCCTCTCGGATCACTGGGTGGTGGTCACGCGCCGCTGGACGCTGGTGGCCTGGACGTTCCTGACCGCGGCCATCGTGGCGGGGGGCTGGTGGAGCTACGAGACGCTGGGTTGGGGCGGCTACTGGGCCTGGGATCCGGTGGAAAATGCGTCCTTTATCCCGTGGCTGCTGACCACCGCCTTCCTGCACAGCATCCAGATTCAGGAAAAGCGCGGGCTGATGCGCTCGTGGAATGTCTGGCTGATCGTGCTGGCGTACTCCAGCACCGTGCTGGGCACGTTCCTGAACCGCAGCGGCATCGTCCAGAGCGTCCACGCCTTCGCGGGCGGCCCGGTGGGGCCAGTATTCCTGGGTTTTCTGGCGTTCTTGCTGATCGTGGGCATCGGTCTGGCCGCCTGGCGTGCGCCGTTCCTGCGCGACGAGGCGGAGGTGCCCGCCCCGGTCAGCCGCGAGGGCGCATTTCTGGCGGGCAACTGGCTCTTCCTGGTCTTTGCCTTCATGGTCCTGCTGGGCACGCTGTTCCCCACCTTCGTGGAGGCCGCGCAGGGACGGCGGGACGCCAGCGTGGGGCCGGCCTTCTACAACGCCTTCGCCATTCCGCTGGGCCTGGGCCTGCTCCTCCTGATGGGTGTGGGGCCGTTGCTGCCGTGGCGCCGTGCGAACGGCCAGAGCCTGATGCGGGCGCTGACACCGCTGTTGGCCTCTGGCTTGGGCGCGGCGCTGATTGCCTTTGTGTTCGGTGTTCGGGCCCCCGCCGTGTTGATCACTGTGGCGCTCGCGGCCTACAACCTCGTCGGGCTGGGGCTGCTGACCGCCCGCGCGGCGCGGCAGGCCGGTGGGCTGGGGCGCACCCTGCAGGCCCAGCCCCGCCGCTACGGGGCGTACACCGCCCATGTCGGTCTGGTGGTGATGGCGCTGGGCCTGGCCTTTAGCGGCGCGTACCGGCAGGACGCCCAGGCCACCCTGAACCTGCGGGCCGCCGCGCCCACTACCCTGCTGCACGAGCGGCTGGAGCTGACCGGATTGCGCCAGGTAAATCGGGGCTTCGGAGACTCCGCCATCGCGTCTGTGTCCATTGACGGCAAACCCTTTGAAGCCCGCCTGAACACCTACACCCAGGCTCCCGGCGCCCTGTTTCCCGCGCCTGCCGTGCGTTACGGCCTGCTGGGCGACACCTATCTGGTGGTCACAAGCATCGATCCCAAAGGGCAGTGGGCCAGTGTCCGCCTGATCGAGAGTCCGCTGGTGTCCTGGATCTGGTGGGGCACGTTGATCATCTGTCTGGGTGCAGGTCTGACGCTGGTCACCCCGGCACGCCCCCAGACGCGCGCCGCCCCCACCGGGCTGGCTCCGGCAACGGACTGA
- the ccmE gene encoding cytochrome c maturation protein CcmE, producing MSSPTPTPLPRARQRRRNPLPVILGVVALVGLTGFIAFGNLNKSLEYFVTPTEYSQQRAELEGRPIRIGGLVRAVDYNPQTLDLKFVVSDGGASFPVQYSGAVSDLFKENQGVVVRGEFQGNTFHAQELIVKHSEEYNVPKTQTELKDMLQQTQ from the coding sequence ATGAGCTCCCCCACGCCTACGCCGCTGCCACGCGCCCGCCAGCGCCGCCGCAACCCGCTGCCCGTCATTCTGGGCGTCGTGGCGCTTGTCGGCCTGACCGGCTTTATCGCCTTCGGAAACCTGAACAAGAGCCTGGAGTACTTCGTGACCCCCACCGAGTACTCGCAGCAGAGGGCCGAGTTGGAAGGCCGCCCGATCCGCATCGGCGGGCTGGTGCGGGCGGTGGACTACAATCCCCAGACCCTTGATCTGAAATTCGTCGTCTCGGACGGCGGGGCCAGCTTTCCGGTGCAGTACAGCGGGGCGGTCAGTGACCTGTTCAAGGAGAATCAGGGCGTTGTGGTGCGCGGCGAATTTCAGGGCAATACCTTTCACGCGCAGGAACTGATCGTCAAGCACAGCGAGGAATACAACGTGCCCAAGACGCAAACCGAGCTGAAGGACATGCTTCAGCAAACGCAGTGA
- the ccmD gene encoding heme exporter protein CcmD, translated as MDKYSVYVIVVYAVTFVLLLGYLVWLWARLRAVRDETGEAPR; from the coding sequence ATGGATAAGTACAGCGTGTACGTGATCGTCGTCTATGCCGTGACCTTCGTGTTGTTGCTGGGATATCTGGTGTGGCTGTGGGCGCGGCTGCGCGCCGTCCGGGACGAGACGGGCGAGGCGCCGCGATGA